A window from Fragaria vesca subsp. vesca linkage group LG5, FraVesHawaii_1.0, whole genome shotgun sequence encodes these proteins:
- the LOC101307888 gene encoding probable trehalose-phosphate phosphatase D-like, with the protein MTNQNVLVSDVKGVAMAVAAMKNQSMFSSSVASSMIESGGVAGCIFTIPRSIKLLKVETAEVGGGAARVNAWVDSLRASSPPRVKSTTTSPSTLSQTGDEENSWNLRHPSAINMFEEITNASKGKQIVMFLDYDGTLSPIVQDPDRAFMSNEMRKAVRAVARYFPTAIVSGRCRDKVYSFVKLAELYYAGSHGMDIKGPSKSNKYKNANQQAVLCQPASEFVPMIDEVFKILVEKTKSISGARVENNKFCLSVHFRCVEEKSWAALAEQVSLVLNEYPKLKLTQGRKVLEIRPTIKWDKGKALEFLLESLGYANSNEVLPVYIGDDRTDEDAFKLLRDRGQGFGILVSKVPKETNASYSLQEPAEVKDFLRRLVKWKRLTLQ; encoded by the exons ATGACCAACCAAAATGTACTTGTTTCCGATGTCAAAGGCGTGGCTATGGCTGTCGCTGCCATGAAGAACCAGTCTATGTTCTCTTCATCGGTGGCGAGTTCCATGATTGAATCAGGAGGAGTTGCAGGGTGTATTTTCACCATTCCCAGGAGTATTAAGCTCTTGAAGGTTGAGACTGCTGAAGTTGGTGGTGGAGCTGCCCGAGTCAATGCTTGGGTGGACTCATTGAGAGCTTCTTCTCCGCCGCGTGTTAAATCCACCACCACTTCCCCCTCCACTCTTTCTCAAACTGGGGATGAAGAAAACTCTTGGAAT CTTCGTCACCCATCAGCTATAAACATGTTTGAGGAGATTACAAATGCTTCAAAGGGGAAGCAGATTGTCATGTTTCTTGATTACGATGGAACCCTTTCTCCAATTGTTCAAGACCCTGACAGAGCCTTCATGTCCAATGAG ATGAGAAAAGCTGTGAGGGCAGTTGCTAGATATTTTCCAACAGCCATAGTTAGTGGGAGGTGCCGCGACAAG GTTTATAGCTTTGTCAAACTAGCAGAGCTTTACTATGCAGGAAGCCATGGGATGGACATCAAAGGACCATCCAAAAGTAACAAGTACAAGAAT GCTAATCAACAAGCAGTTCTGTGCCAACCAGCTAGTGAATTTGTACCCATGATTGATGAG GTCTTCAAAATTTTAGTGGAGAAAACCAAATCCATCTCAGGAGCTAGGGTGGAAAATAATAAGTTCTGTTTATCTGTACACTTTCGTTGTGTTGAGGAGAAG AGTTGGGCTGCTCTGGCAGAGCAAGTAAGCTTAGTGCTCAATGAGTACCCAAAGCTGAAGTTGACTCAAGGGAGAAAG GTCTTGGAGATTAGGCCAACCATCAAATGGGACAAGGGCAAAGCACTTGAATTCTTGCTAGAGTCATTAG GATACGCCAACTCAAATGAAGTATTACCGGTCTATATTGGAGATGATAGAACAGATGAGGATGCTTTCAAG CTTTTACGTGATAGAGGACAAGGATTTGGAATTCTTGTTTCTAAAGTTCCAAAAGAAACAAATGCTTCTTATTCCTTGCAAGAACCAGCAGAG GTCAAGGACTTTTTGCGACGTCTAGTGAAGTGGAAAAGATTGACGCTGCAGTAA